The genomic segment CATATTTTGACGCGGTAATGTGAACTGAATATGAATCCTATTATGCTACAAGATCAATCCATTGAGAAAGGGGAATGGAAATGACTTCAAGCGGCCAGGCCGTTCGCGGCAGGTTCGCGCCTACGCCGTCCGGTAGACTGCATCTGGGCAACGCAATGACGGCGCTGCTTGCTTGGCTGCAGATTCGTTCCGCGGGCGGAGAAATGGTGCTTCGGCTGGAGGATTTGGACCGGCAGCGCTGCAGGCCGGAGCTCGCCAAGCTGCTGCAGGGAGAGCTCAGATGGCTCGGTCTGGACTGGGACGAAGGGCCGGATGTCGGCGGTCCTCACGCCCCCTACGAGCAGAGCGGGCGCACGGCCCGGTACGAACGCGTGCTGGACGAGCTGCAGCGGCAGGGGCGCTTGTATCCGTGCTATTGCAGCCGCGCCGATCTGCAGGCTGCGGCCAGCGCGCCGCATGGTCTCGACGCCGAAGGACCGGCTTATCCGGGCACCTGCCGGCAGCTGACCGCTGCCGAACGCGCGGAACGAGCGCTGCGCAAGACGCCGTCGCTGCGCTTTGCGATGGACGAAGAGGCGACCTATCGATTCGAGGACGGGATCGCGGGCGAGACCGCATTCGCCGGTGCGAGCAGTGGGGACTTCGTCGTGCGGCGCGCGGACGGTATCGTGGCGTATCAGCTTGCCGTCGTCGCCGACGATATCGAAATGGAAATTACAGACGTGCTGCGCGGCTGGGATCTGCTCGACTCGACGCCTCGGCAGCTGGCGCTGTATGCCGCGCTTGGAGCCACCCCGCCGCGCTTCGCGCATTCGCCGCTCGTGCTCGGCGCGGACGGCAGCCGTCTTTCCAAGCGGCACGGGGCGGTGTCGCTCTCGGAGCTTCGCGAACAATATGACGTCCGGGCCGAGCGAATCGTCGGTTTTCTAGCCTGGCTTGCCGGCTTGCACGATCGAATCGAAGAGCTGAAGCCGGTCGAGCTGCTCGCTACCTTCGATCTATCCGCCGTGCGCCGGCAGGCGGTGACGCTACCGGACAGGTGGATGGAGCTGCTATCCGGCGGGGACACAGGGACTACATTTTAAACAGAAGGAGACTTGTCTACGATGCCGCACATTATCGGCCAGCGCGTGCGCCTGCGCGAATACCGCCATGAGGATCTGGTGCCGATCCGCCAGTGGGTGAACGACGAAGCGATAACGGGGTTTTTGTCGGATATTTTTTTGTTTCCTCACGGTCTGGAGTCGACCGAGGGCTTTCTCGCCGATATGATGGACCAGCGGCCGGACAATCGGAGCTTCGTCATTGCGGAGGCCGACACGGAGCTTTATATCGGGCAGATCGGTCTGGACAAGATCGATTGGAAAAACCGTTATGCGGTCATCGGTATTGTCGTCGGCTCGATCGAGCGCTGCGGCCAAGGACTGGGGACGGAGGCGATGCGGCTGCTTTGTTCCTATGCGTTCAAGGAGCTCAATCTCAATCGGCTGGAGCTGGAAGTGTACGATTTTAATGAACGGGCTTATCGCAGCTATTTGAAATGCGGTTTTGTAGAGGAGGGCAGACTGCGAGAAAAGCTGTACCGAAACGGGCGATATGCGGACGTGATTCAAATGGGATTATTGAGGTCGGAATGGACTGAATAATAACTAAATCATAAAATATGTTATGTAAACTAAATGCGGAAAAATCGCCCTCAAAACATCATGCGTGCGTATGTTCGTATCAAGGGCGGTTTTATTTCATGCCATTAATTAAAAACGCCTCTCCTTTTGAAGCGGCCCTATCATTCCCCTCTTTAGGGATTTTTTAGCGAAGGCATGCAACTCCTGATCTTCTAAAGCGTCTAATGATGAGATTCATAGATAGCTTGGTAGAAAAGGAGCTAAACGCATGAAACTGCCTAAACCGATACAAAGATGGCTGCCGGCCGTTCTGGCTTCGGCGATTTTGCTGCCGATCGGCGCACAGGACGCGTCGGCGGCTGTCGCTGCCCCAGCAATTACAATCGTGCTCGATGACGTGAAGCTGCCCGTATCCGTACCGCCGATCAACCGTAACGGATCGGTCATGCTGCCGTTCCGATCGCTTGCCGAGGCGCTAGGCGTCGATGCGGTATGGGTGCCTGCGACCAAATCGGTTATCGCCAAGGGAAAAAACGCAGCGGGAAATGCAGTCGAAGTGCAGTTGAAGCTCGGTCAGAAATCCGCCACGATTAATGGCGTTAAATATACATTGAATACTGCGCCTGTCATGTCAGGAAATTCGGTGCTCGTTCCGCTCGCCTTTTTTAGTCAAGCTTTCGGCGCCACGGTGACATGGGACGGACCGGCGAAGACGGTGCGCGTCGTATCGCCGCGGCGCGAGATGCGGCTGCTTGGCTTCTACGCGGTAGGGGCGTACAGTCAGCTGACACTGACGAACGATATGAACGATGTCGCATTCGGTTGGACCGAGGTTGATTACAATGGAGAAATTACCTTAAAGGATACGACCGGCGACAGATGGTATTGGCCTCAACCCGCCGGCGACGATACGCCGGAGTCGATTGTCGCGCAGGTGAATGCGAATGGCTCGGGCAGCTATCTGGCCGTATTGGGCAAGGACGGCAAAGGGCAGCTCATGAAAATGCTGACGGACAAGACGCTGCGGGACGCTTCGATCGAACGGCTGCATACGCTTGCGAAGGACAACGCATTCGGCGGTATCATGCTCGATTTCGAGGGGCTCGGCTGGCATGACGACCCCGTTATGGCGCAATCCGCGCTGAATGCTTATGTCAAGCAGCTCGTCACGGCCGTCAAGCCGGATGGCATC from the Cohnella hashimotonis genome contains:
- the gluQRS gene encoding tRNA glutamyl-Q(34) synthetase GluQRS produces the protein MTSSGQAVRGRFAPTPSGRLHLGNAMTALLAWLQIRSAGGEMVLRLEDLDRQRCRPELAKLLQGELRWLGLDWDEGPDVGGPHAPYEQSGRTARYERVLDELQRQGRLYPCYCSRADLQAAASAPHGLDAEGPAYPGTCRQLTAAERAERALRKTPSLRFAMDEEATYRFEDGIAGETAFAGASSGDFVVRRADGIVAYQLAVVADDIEMEITDVLRGWDLLDSTPRQLALYAALGATPPRFAHSPLVLGADGSRLSKRHGAVSLSELREQYDVRAERIVGFLAWLAGLHDRIEELKPVELLATFDLSAVRRQAVTLPDRWMELLSGGDTGTTF
- a CDS encoding GNAT family N-acetyltransferase; this encodes MPHIIGQRVRLREYRHEDLVPIRQWVNDEAITGFLSDIFLFPHGLESTEGFLADMMDQRPDNRSFVIAEADTELYIGQIGLDKIDWKNRYAVIGIVVGSIERCGQGLGTEAMRLLCSYAFKELNLNRLELEVYDFNERAYRSYLKCGFVEEGRLREKLYRNGRYADVIQMGLLRSEWTE
- a CDS encoding stalk domain-containing protein — encoded protein: MKLPKPIQRWLPAVLASAILLPIGAQDASAAVAAPAITIVLDDVKLPVSVPPINRNGSVMLPFRSLAEALGVDAVWVPATKSVIAKGKNAAGNAVEVQLKLGQKSATINGVKYTLNTAPVMSGNSVLVPLAFFSQAFGATVTWDGPAKTVRVVSPRREMRLLGFYAVGAYSQLTLTNDMNDVAFGWTEVDYNGEITLKDTTGDRWYWPQPAGDDTPESIVAQVNANGSGSYLAVLGKDGKGQLMKMLTDKTLRDASIERLHTLAKDNAFGGIMLDFEGLGWHDDPVMAQSALNAYVKQLVTAVKPDGIKVSLAVPPLNGEYKGYDYGALAKMADELVIMAYDYGDNKQPQSNAKIDEAIGKAIATGAPRAKLLLAINLDAENETSVDDKLGLVKRYGLGGAAFWRLGIFTDAERTAIGRSVTKIGG